From the genome of Acipenser ruthenus chromosome 14, fAciRut3.2 maternal haplotype, whole genome shotgun sequence, one region includes:
- the LOC131697425 gene encoding gamma-secretase-activating protein-like — MLQSCWIWSGRYWRQCGLNIVSASKFFAWFHSLHIVLAVLCLPIHTFLLYIDHGALHLTETFVTRLLKALNLFEEQENMEINK; from the exons ATGTTGCAAAGCTG CTGGATCTGGTCAGGCAGATACTGGAGACAATGTGGATTAAATATAGTCTCAGCTTCCAAGTTCTTCGCTT GGTTTCACTCTCTTCACATTGTGCTGGCGGTCCTCTGTCTTCCAATTCACACGTTTCTGCTGTACATCGACCATGGTGCACTTCACCTGACTGAAACCTTTGTGACAAGACTGCTGAAAG caCTGAACCTCTTTGAAGAGCAAGAGaacatggaaataaataaataa